From the genome of Deltaproteobacteria bacterium, one region includes:
- a CDS encoding 4Fe-4S dicluster domain-containing protein: MQYGMYINENRCMGCFACVVACKDWHDVPAGPASWMRVKTIEKGKYPDLFVAFLPVTCNHCLHPACVAVCPVEAISKRPEDGIVTVDREACLGKDQCGLCLQACPYDAPQFGEEADARMQKCDWCLDRLTEGKKPICVISCPMQVIDIGPLDELRAQYGDVRETESFTYSEELAPSVLFKPKRDERNLAIGKIEVTPRVGTEG, translated from the coding sequence ATGCAATACGGAATGTATATCAATGAAAATCGTTGTATGGGCTGTTTCGCCTGTGTCGTGGCCTGCAAGGACTGGCATGATGTTCCTGCCGGACCGGCAAGCTGGATGAGGGTGAAAACTATCGAAAAAGGTAAGTATCCGGATCTGTTTGTGGCTTTTCTGCCGGTGACCTGCAATCATTGTCTCCACCCGGCCTGTGTTGCAGTCTGCCCGGTGGAGGCCATTAGCAAACGGCCGGAAGACGGTATTGTGACCGTGGACCGAGAAGCCTGCCTGGGCAAGGATCAATGCGGTCTGTGTCTCCAGGCCTGTCCTTATGACGCCCCGCAATTCGGGGAGGAAGCCGATGCCCGAATGCAGAAGTGTGACTGGTGCCTGGACCGGTTGACCGAGGGAAAGAAACCGATATGTGTGATTAGTTGCCCTATGCAGGTCATAGACATCGGTCCCTTGGATGAATTACGGGCACAATACGGCGATGTCCGGGAAACCGAGAGTTTCACCTACTCTGAAGAACTCGCCCCCTCGGTACTATTCAAACCCAAGAGGGATGAAAGAAATCTGGCCATAGGGAAGATTGAAGTTACTCCAAGGGTCGGAACTGAGGGTTAG
- a CDS encoding HDOD domain-containing protein, with translation MTEKNTELSSHCIFFIKQPILDVNRSIWGYELQGGELKDGIYEVFPQQDSASGLSSSTYLGLQEAMERGKQIMVGFDEAGILTGIPHALPPASGVVRVLPGESYDPGLAPALERLRNDGYQTALEFIPGRSIPDALYGLADIVSIDLSLGKPDQSWLVRKTPRPPRMLARGVKTQDQFQSARDLGFALFQGPFFKEPEYVQNRQLGSNEVARLNLLRLLEAEDAEVNVLAEAIRSDVSVSFRLLSYLNSAWFGRKQNIQSIDQAIMLLGWTKLRGWLRALLFVDLAGKEEVPRELAVLSLNRGKFLELLAMKVDYWGFNPNTLFLLGLFSLLDSILGLPMEKVVELLPLEAKLKAALRRDPNNEYRLLFELLESLEDGDWSALEILTQKLFLDLNLIKENFAQARDWAGSFFTQAE, from the coding sequence ATGACCGAAAAAAATACAGAACTCTCGTCCCATTGCATCTTCTTCATCAAGCAGCCCATTCTGGATGTCAATCGGAGTATTTGGGGATACGAACTGCAGGGCGGGGAATTAAAGGATGGAATCTATGAGGTTTTTCCCCAGCAGGATAGCGCCTCCGGCCTGTCTTCCAGCACTTATCTGGGCCTGCAGGAGGCCATGGAGCGGGGCAAGCAGATCATGGTCGGTTTTGACGAGGCCGGCATCCTGACCGGGATACCCCACGCCCTGCCGCCTGCCAGCGGGGTGGTGCGGGTGCTCCCCGGCGAATCTTACGATCCCGGACTGGCACCGGCTCTGGAGAGGCTGCGAAACGATGGCTATCAAACCGCTCTGGAATTCATACCCGGAAGATCCATCCCGGATGCGCTATACGGTCTGGCCGATATCGTCTCTATTGATCTCTCCCTGGGAAAGCCGGATCAGTCCTGGTTGGTTCGAAAAACACCCCGCCCCCCCAGGATGCTGGCCCGGGGTGTCAAGACCCAGGACCAATTCCAATCGGCCAGGGATCTGGGCTTCGCCTTGTTTCAAGGTCCCTTCTTCAAAGAACCGGAGTATGTGCAGAATCGCCAGCTCGGCTCCAACGAGGTGGCCCGGTTGAACCTGTTGCGTCTTCTTGAAGCCGAGGACGCGGAGGTCAACGTCCTGGCCGAGGCCATCCGCTCCGACGTCTCGGTCAGCTTCCGTCTCCTCTCCTACCTGAACAGCGCCTGGTTCGGTCGGAAGCAAAATATCCAATCCATCGATCAGGCCATCATGCTTCTCGGATGGACCAAGCTCAGAGGCTGGTTGCGCGCCTTACTCTTCGTCGACCTGGCCGGGAAGGAAGAGGTCCCCCGGGAGTTGGCGGTCCTTTCCCTGAATCGCGGAAAGTTCCTCGAACTGCTGGCCATGAAGGTCGATTATTGGGGATTTAATCCGAATACCCTGTTCCTCCTGGGCTTATTTTCCCTGCTGGACTCCATCCTGGGGCTGCCCATGGAAAAGGTGGTGGAGTTGCTGCCACTGGAGGCCAAGCTCAAGGCGGCCCTTCGTCGCGACCCCAACAATGAGTACCGTCTTCTCTTCGAATTATTGGAGTCCTTGGAGGATGGCGATTGGTCGGCCCTCGAAATCTTGACGCAGAAGCTCTTTCTGGACCTTAACCTCATCAAAGAAAACTTTGCCCAGGCCCGGGACTGGGCCGGTAGTTTTTTTACTCAGGCGGAGTAA